One stretch of Chitinophaga pendula DNA includes these proteins:
- the ppk1 gene encoding polyphosphate kinase 1 yields MASTGIPLYNRDLSWLSFNYRVLTMARDERVPLFERVRFLSIFSSNLDEFFRVRMPAIIAVNRLLDKDASASGDETLTRDTLTQVQLMISQQQQEFGSILSTQLLPELRQRKLHLYYNEAIHLKHHAFTKAYFLTRVLAYLHPVWLQSQPGQRVFLENNALYLVVCMQAPGDAQGLLHAVVNIPSDQLPRFIKLPSEDDVTYVALLDDIVRDYLSYVFPGYTVSGSYSIKITRDAEADMDELKGDVLEQVETMIAKRELGIPTRFLFDAKMPLPVQQWLAAYFEVLPQEMVQGGRYHNLKDLADLPMPASTIGMTYPSLPAARVTALDEAPSLLDLVLERDVLLHIPYQRYDYILRFFNEAAIDPDVQEIYVTLYRIAAGSQIAHALISAAKNGKQVTVFVELKARFDEANNIRWSKQMKEAGVKIVYSIPGLKVHAKIALVKRRRGYHYDYLSLMATGNFNENTARFYTDHVLLTSHGGITQEMELLFIYLQTREQPLAYQFLPFRHLLVAQFNLVDRFSALIDREVEHAKAGRPAHIIIKLNNLQEQQMIAKLYAASQAGVQVDLIVRSICCLQPEQPESGNIRVRRIVDRFLEHARIFIFHNNGMPETFMGSADWMNRNLHRRIEVCFPIYDAVLAEQVRHIIALQLSDNTNAVMLNAQLKNIPVAAAPGSEQVNAQRDTHAYVLHLS; encoded by the coding sequence ATGGCATCTACAGGTATTCCATTATACAACCGTGATCTCAGTTGGCTTTCGTTCAATTACCGGGTGCTTACTATGGCTCGTGATGAGCGGGTGCCTTTGTTTGAGCGGGTGCGATTTCTTTCTATCTTTTCTTCCAATCTGGATGAGTTCTTCCGGGTGAGGATGCCGGCTATAATTGCTGTGAACCGTTTGCTGGACAAGGATGCCAGTGCGTCCGGCGATGAGACGCTTACGAGAGATACGCTTACGCAGGTACAGTTGATGATCAGTCAGCAACAGCAGGAGTTTGGTAGTATATTGAGTACGCAGTTACTGCCTGAGTTACGGCAGCGGAAATTGCATTTGTACTATAATGAGGCTATACATCTGAAGCATCATGCTTTTACGAAGGCGTATTTTTTAACGCGGGTGTTAGCTTATCTGCATCCGGTATGGTTGCAATCTCAACCTGGTCAGCGTGTTTTTCTTGAGAATAATGCGTTGTACCTGGTGGTGTGTATGCAGGCGCCGGGAGATGCACAAGGCTTATTACATGCTGTTGTGAATATTCCCAGTGATCAATTGCCACGATTTATCAAGTTGCCCTCGGAAGATGACGTGACATATGTGGCATTGCTAGATGATATTGTCAGGGATTATTTGTCTTATGTATTTCCGGGGTATACTGTCAGCGGGAGTTATAGTATCAAGATCACGCGGGATGCGGAAGCGGATATGGATGAATTGAAGGGCGACGTGCTGGAGCAGGTGGAGACGATGATTGCCAAACGGGAGTTGGGTATTCCGACCCGTTTTCTATTTGACGCTAAGATGCCCTTACCGGTGCAGCAATGGCTGGCGGCTTATTTCGAGGTGTTGCCGCAGGAGATGGTACAAGGCGGTCGTTATCACAATCTGAAGGACCTGGCTGATCTGCCGATGCCGGCATCTACTATCGGGATGACGTATCCTTCGTTGCCGGCGGCCCGGGTGACGGCGTTGGATGAGGCGCCCAGTTTACTGGACCTGGTGCTGGAGCGGGATGTGTTATTGCATATCCCTTATCAGCGTTATGACTATATACTTCGATTCTTTAATGAAGCGGCGATCGATCCTGATGTGCAGGAGATTTATGTAACGTTGTATCGTATTGCGGCAGGTTCTCAGATTGCGCATGCACTTATCAGTGCTGCTAAAAACGGGAAGCAGGTGACAGTATTTGTGGAATTGAAAGCGCGATTTGACGAAGCCAATAACATCCGATGGTCTAAGCAAATGAAGGAGGCCGGGGTGAAGATCGTGTATAGTATCCCGGGGTTGAAGGTGCATGCGAAGATTGCGCTTGTAAAGCGGAGGCGGGGCTATCACTATGATTATCTGAGCCTGATGGCTACGGGTAATTTCAATGAGAATACGGCGAGATTTTATACGGATCATGTGTTGTTGACCTCTCACGGTGGTATTACGCAGGAGATGGAGTTGTTATTCATTTACCTGCAGACCAGGGAGCAGCCGTTGGCGTATCAATTTCTGCCTTTCCGGCATCTGTTGGTGGCTCAGTTCAACCTGGTGGACCGGTTCAGTGCGTTGATAGACCGGGAGGTTGAGCATGCGAAGGCGGGGCGTCCGGCACATATTATCATCAAGCTGAATAATCTGCAGGAGCAGCAGATGATTGCGAAGCTGTATGCTGCCAGTCAGGCGGGTGTGCAGGTGGACCTGATCGTTCGTAGTATCTGTTGTCTGCAACCGGAGCAGCCGGAGAGTGGTAACATACGTGTAAGGCGTATTGTGGACCGTTTTCTGGAGCATGCGCGTATATTTATCTTTCACAACAATGGGATGCCGGAGACCTTTATGGGATCGGCGGACTGGATGAATCGCAATTTACACCGGCGCATTGAGGTATGTTTTCCGATCTATGATGCGGTGCTGGCGGAGCAGGTGCGGCATATCATTGCCTTACAATTATCCGACAATACGAATGCTGTGATGCTAAATGCGCAGCTTAAAAACATCCCTGTAGCGGCGGCACCTGGCAGTGAGCAGGTGAATGCTCAGCGGGACACGCATGCTTACGTATTGCATTTATCCTAG
- a CDS encoding thioredoxin family protein: MKFLGTLVLGLTLAIPATYAQQQPVATAAAQTSATFNLYNPAANAAADIKKATQQAAKEKKHVLLQIGGNWCIWCKRLHKFIEDDSNLKGYLDSNYVVYHLNYSKENQNLPVLKQLGFPQRFGFPVLVVLDGKGTRLHTQNSGLLESGSSYDREKILAFFKQWSPTALDPVHYTQQ; this comes from the coding sequence ATGAAGTTCTTAGGCACCCTTGTATTAGGTTTGACACTGGCTATTCCGGCCACCTATGCACAACAGCAGCCTGTGGCGACGGCGGCGGCGCAGACATCTGCTACGTTTAATCTTTATAACCCGGCTGCGAATGCGGCGGCGGATATCAAGAAGGCTACGCAGCAGGCTGCGAAGGAAAAGAAACATGTGTTATTACAGATTGGCGGTAACTGGTGTATTTGGTGTAAGCGGTTGCACAAGTTTATAGAGGATGATAGTAATCTGAAGGGTTACCTGGACAGCAATTATGTGGTGTATCATCTTAATTACAGTAAAGAGAATCAGAATCTGCCGGTATTGAAGCAATTGGGATTCCCGCAGCGGTTTGGGTTTCCGGTGTTAGTGGTACTGGATGGCAAGGGTACGCGTTTGCATACGCAGAACAGCGGTTTGCTGGAGTCCGGCAGTTCTTATGATAGGGAGAAGATACTGGCGTTTTTCAAGCAATGGTCTCCTACTGCTTTAGATCCTGTACATTATACGCAACAATAA
- a CDS encoding DUF4442 domain-containing protein — MSTAISSANFSESRIERFLRMVSHPLKFSLFMFSKLPSAYIAGVRVRRVQRDGATTSVPYKWLSQNPFRSTYFACLAMAAELSTGLLAMLYIQSAPVQVSMLVTGLQASFHKKAVGRTYFTCDEGIAIRDAIATAIATQQAVSIVVNSHGKSEDGTLIASFAVTWSFKAKSKS, encoded by the coding sequence ATGTCTACTGCTATTTCGTCTGCAAATTTTTCTGAGAGCCGGATCGAGCGTTTTCTCCGGATGGTGTCTCATCCGTTGAAGTTTTCCTTGTTTATGTTCAGCAAGTTGCCTTCGGCGTATATTGCCGGTGTACGTGTGCGGCGTGTGCAGCGGGATGGGGCTACGACATCGGTGCCTTACAAGTGGTTATCTCAGAATCCTTTTCGCAGTACTTATTTTGCTTGTCTGGCGATGGCGGCGGAGCTAAGCACAGGATTGCTGGCGATGCTTTACATACAGAGTGCGCCGGTGCAGGTGTCTATGCTGGTGACGGGGTTGCAGGCAAGTTTTCACAAGAAGGCGGTTGGGCGTACTTACTTTACCTGTGATGAGGGTATTGCTATCCGTGATGCGATAGCGACGGCTATTGCTACGCAGCAAGCGGTGAGTATCGTTGTAAACAGTCATGGTAAATCGGAAGACGGCACATTAATTGCGTCGTTTGCTGTGACGTGGTCTTTTAAAGCAAAGAGCAAATCGTAA
- a CDS encoding MBL fold metallo-hydrolase RNA specificity domain-containing protein has translation MKIAFHGAARTVTGSKHLITLKNGKKILLDCGMFQGMGRETDALNHDFGFDPTEVDVMLLSHAHIDHSGLIPRLVGMGYRGTIYCTPATRDLTEILLMDSAEIQEDDIKFTNKKRAKEGLPAIAPLYTVEDAKRAVTRLKAIKYQVWTKIMDGVEILFTDAGHIIGSAAVHLRITENGKTQQVTFSGDIGRYGDAILRSPAPFPQSDFIIMESTYGSTLHAEAAPSDAALIQHIQDTCIGKRGKLIIPAFSVGRTQELLYSLNQAELEGRLPKVPIFVDSPLSMEATEVVKSHPECFNKTISKLLETDSDPFDFPGLHYIRSVDESKALNFRKEPCVIISASGMAEAGRVKHHIANNIDQPRNTILIVGYCEPQSLGGRLMRGAKEVSIYGTRHEVKASVGVIRSMSAHGDYEDLSQWLSCQDTRGVKKLFLVHGEYDVQQIFKSWLVKKGYHDVEIPDRHYEIGLT, from the coding sequence ATGAAGATAGCATTTCACGGGGCGGCCCGCACTGTTACGGGTTCCAAACATTTGATCACACTAAAGAACGGCAAGAAGATACTACTAGACTGTGGAATGTTCCAGGGTATGGGCAGGGAAACGGATGCGTTGAACCACGATTTTGGATTTGATCCTACGGAGGTGGACGTGATGCTGCTGTCGCATGCGCATATTGACCATTCTGGTCTGATACCGCGGCTGGTGGGTATGGGTTACCGGGGTACTATTTATTGTACACCTGCTACGCGGGATCTTACAGAGATATTGCTAATGGACTCTGCCGAGATACAGGAAGACGATATCAAGTTCACCAACAAGAAGCGGGCGAAGGAAGGGTTACCTGCTATTGCGCCGCTTTATACGGTAGAAGATGCAAAACGGGCGGTAACGCGGCTGAAGGCCATCAAATACCAGGTATGGACGAAAATTATGGACGGGGTGGAGATATTGTTCACTGATGCGGGACATATCATCGGCAGTGCAGCTGTTCATCTGCGGATTACAGAAAATGGCAAGACGCAACAGGTTACTTTCAGCGGTGATATCGGTCGTTATGGGGATGCAATATTACGTTCACCAGCTCCTTTTCCGCAATCGGATTTCATCATTATGGAGTCGACCTATGGCAGTACGTTGCATGCTGAGGCGGCGCCATCTGATGCTGCGCTGATCCAACATATCCAAGATACCTGCATTGGCAAGCGAGGTAAATTGATCATCCCGGCATTCAGCGTAGGTCGTACGCAGGAGCTATTATATTCTTTGAACCAGGCGGAGCTGGAAGGCAGGTTACCTAAGGTGCCTATTTTCGTAGACAGTCCTTTGTCTATGGAGGCAACGGAGGTAGTTAAGAGTCATCCTGAGTGTTTTAACAAAACCATTTCGAAGCTGCTGGAGACGGATAGTGATCCTTTTGATTTTCCTGGTCTGCATTACATACGGAGCGTTGATGAATCGAAAGCGCTTAACTTCCGCAAGGAGCCATGTGTGATAATCTCTGCTTCAGGGATGGCGGAAGCGGGCCGTGTAAAACACCATATTGCCAACAATATCGATCAGCCGCGCAATACCATTCTTATTGTCGGTTATTGCGAGCCTCAGTCATTAGGAGGCAGGCTGATGAGAGGTGCCAAAGAGGTATCTATATACGGCACGCGTCACGAGGTGAAGGCATCGGTAGGTGTGATCCGGTCTATGAGTGCTCACGGAGATTATGAAGATCTGAGTCAATGGTTATCCTGTCAGGATACCCGTGGTGTAAAAAAATTATTCCTGGTACATGGAGAGTATGATGTGCAGCAGATATTTAAAAGCTGGCTGGTGAAGAAGGGTTATCATGATGTAGAGATACCAGACAGGCATTATGAGATAGGACTTACCTGA
- a CDS encoding ligand-binding sensor domain-containing protein — MWKYFYRYITTLCLLLSTCCYTHAQTWPVTTYNIHSYAFRHLSIKDGLASNHVSAILQDRRGFIWIANTALQRYDGSNLVTVASFDRVPGSIYYDDICLCEDRKGRIWIGAPDYVRVYDPVTATLRAIKMDIIPEEQSNLRCSRIIEDHTGTIWVTTHEGLLRLDENSGHLQKAAMIPEDIRRQMNSAIMEDEHGNLWISGNKGIFMLDKDRKSIYSKANNPARHPLLEVAASVKKIYLDSRRNIWAAARNDVLYAYDQQEKQLDTFLFPAPPNMPGDNQLERVFDITEDMYGNIWVATELSGIYRYDIISRKFGSNIRANNADDLGLHYDYETNCFLNDRDGHLWIGTDIGINILSVHNTMFQVLDQRTAFIGTKEHLPRAEVTGLFQASNGDIYAGYWGKGMSWFNEQLQLKRNFQFTGRESATSLPEERSLVWSFAETKDGKVLVGQENGLLSVFDPAKGLFTVHHHPNKFHDQTLLNMDVVNDTLVWIGLYKRGLVRWNPQNNMFTAYPELITALHRPTSVMDIIPAGDSSLWLATSTSGLILFNRYTHAITDRTTFKNDSWNISNVTCLYRFDDSTLVAGTDHGLWIYNTKRKQYQALKVNGRLFDEWVLSIQSNGKDKLWFTTQYGFYRFNRKDFRLETFVQSDDIIDNDRKVRRYITSLRNGHLLVGASDHFMAFDTSVLMVAAPPPDVTILSMKAMDSTINIDAAPNAYRNVSLSYKQNFISIEFKSLQYHHEKLRYFYQLEGVDENWVNAEGLLIARYTNLPPGSYTFKVRSVNSAGTFSQHITEIRINIRPAFWQTAWFKLLCFLGAMGLAYLYFRMRIYYVKKEEKRRAAIQQQMAQLEMKALRAQMNPHFIFNALNSIQTFMMKSQTEEALAYLGRFARLIRNVLDNSSLNSIPISKEVDMLENYMELEKLRFTDQFEYTIEVDPELDADFVEIPSMLIQPFIENAIWHGLLHKKEKGKLLLAFRKINDRILCIIEDNGLGRERSQAIKQMSGHTHHSRGLQITRDRLSIYNNRYNMDASFDIQDLYDENGNALGTRINLWFPLIEE, encoded by the coding sequence TTGTGGAAATACTTTTACAGGTACATTACCACCTTATGCCTGCTACTGAGCACCTGTTGCTATACACATGCCCAGACCTGGCCAGTCACCACCTATAACATCCACTCCTACGCCTTCCGGCACCTGAGTATCAAAGACGGTCTGGCTAGCAATCACGTTTCCGCTATCCTGCAAGATAGAAGAGGCTTTATCTGGATCGCCAATACCGCCCTGCAACGTTATGATGGTAGCAACCTCGTGACCGTCGCCTCCTTCGATCGCGTCCCCGGCTCCATCTATTATGACGACATCTGCCTCTGCGAAGACCGGAAAGGCCGCATCTGGATCGGTGCACCCGACTACGTTAGAGTATACGATCCCGTTACCGCTACACTCCGGGCCATAAAAATGGATATCATCCCCGAAGAACAAAGCAACCTCCGCTGCAGCCGTATCATAGAAGATCATACCGGTACTATCTGGGTCACCACCCATGAAGGCCTCCTGCGACTCGACGAAAACTCCGGCCACCTGCAAAAAGCAGCCATGATACCAGAAGATATCCGCCGCCAGATGAACAGCGCCATCATGGAAGATGAACATGGCAACCTCTGGATCAGTGGCAACAAAGGGATATTCATGCTGGATAAAGATCGCAAAAGCATCTATAGCAAAGCAAACAATCCCGCACGCCATCCCCTGCTGGAAGTAGCCGCCAGCGTAAAAAAAATATACCTGGACAGCCGTCGTAATATCTGGGCCGCCGCCCGCAACGATGTCTTATATGCCTACGACCAGCAAGAAAAACAACTGGATACCTTCCTCTTCCCGGCGCCTCCTAATATGCCGGGAGATAACCAGCTGGAACGCGTCTTCGATATCACCGAAGACATGTATGGTAACATCTGGGTAGCTACCGAATTAAGCGGCATCTATCGCTATGATATCATCAGCCGTAAGTTCGGAAGTAATATCAGAGCCAACAATGCCGACGACCTCGGCCTTCACTACGACTACGAAACCAACTGCTTCCTTAACGACCGCGACGGACACCTCTGGATAGGCACCGATATCGGTATCAACATCCTCAGCGTTCACAATACCATGTTCCAGGTACTGGATCAACGTACCGCTTTCATCGGCACCAAAGAACACCTGCCGCGCGCAGAAGTAACCGGCCTGTTCCAGGCCAGCAATGGCGACATATACGCAGGCTACTGGGGAAAAGGAATGAGCTGGTTCAACGAACAGCTGCAGCTCAAACGTAACTTCCAGTTCACCGGCCGTGAGTCGGCTACCAGCCTGCCAGAAGAACGTAGCCTCGTGTGGAGCTTCGCAGAAACCAAAGATGGCAAAGTACTCGTAGGACAGGAAAATGGACTCCTCTCTGTCTTCGATCCGGCCAAAGGACTATTCACCGTACATCATCACCCCAACAAATTCCACGACCAGACCTTACTCAACATGGACGTCGTCAACGATACACTCGTATGGATAGGCCTCTATAAAAGAGGATTGGTCCGATGGAACCCGCAGAACAATATGTTCACCGCCTATCCCGAACTGATCACCGCCCTACATAGGCCCACATCCGTAATGGATATCATCCCCGCTGGCGATTCCTCACTATGGCTCGCTACCAGCACCTCCGGCCTCATTCTTTTCAATCGCTATACCCACGCCATTACAGATCGTACCACCTTTAAAAATGATTCCTGGAATATATCCAATGTAACCTGCCTCTACCGGTTCGATGATAGCACCCTCGTAGCAGGTACCGATCATGGCCTGTGGATATATAATACCAAAAGGAAACAATACCAGGCGCTAAAAGTAAATGGAAGACTGTTCGACGAATGGGTACTCAGCATACAGTCCAATGGAAAAGATAAACTGTGGTTTACCACCCAATACGGATTCTACCGATTCAATCGCAAAGATTTCCGGCTGGAAACTTTTGTACAGTCAGACGATATCATCGACAACGATCGTAAAGTAAGAAGGTACATCACCAGCCTCAGAAATGGACACCTCCTCGTAGGCGCCTCCGATCACTTTATGGCCTTCGATACCTCCGTATTAATGGTAGCCGCACCTCCGCCCGATGTCACCATATTAAGTATGAAGGCAATGGATAGCACCATCAACATCGATGCCGCTCCCAACGCCTATCGTAATGTATCCTTGAGCTATAAACAGAACTTCATCAGCATCGAATTCAAAAGCCTGCAATACCACCACGAAAAATTGCGCTACTTCTACCAGCTGGAAGGCGTAGACGAAAACTGGGTCAACGCAGAAGGCCTTTTGATAGCCAGGTATACTAACTTACCCCCCGGCAGCTACACCTTTAAAGTAAGAAGTGTCAACTCCGCTGGTACTTTCTCCCAACACATCACCGAAATAAGAATCAATATACGCCCCGCCTTCTGGCAGACAGCCTGGTTCAAATTATTATGTTTCCTGGGTGCTATGGGACTCGCATATCTCTATTTCCGCATGCGCATCTATTATGTGAAGAAAGAAGAAAAGAGAAGAGCCGCCATTCAACAACAAATGGCACAACTGGAAATGAAAGCACTGAGAGCACAGATGAACCCGCACTTCATCTTCAACGCCCTCAACTCCATACAGACCTTCATGATGAAAAGCCAGACCGAAGAAGCATTGGCCTATCTCGGCCGCTTCGCCAGGCTGATAAGGAACGTACTCGATAACTCCTCCCTCAACAGTATCCCCATATCAAAAGAGGTCGATATGCTGGAAAACTATATGGAACTGGAAAAACTACGCTTCACAGATCAATTCGAATACACCATAGAAGTAGACCCCGAACTGGATGCAGACTTCGTAGAAATACCCAGCATGCTCATACAGCCGTTCATCGAAAATGCTATCTGGCACGGACTGCTACACAAAAAAGAAAAAGGAAAACTATTACTCGCATTCCGTAAAATAAATGATCGCATACTATGCATCATTGAAGATAACGGACTGGGAAGAGAACGCTCACAGGCAATAAAACAGATGAGCGGACACACCCACCACTCAAGAGGATTACAAATTACAAGGGATCGCCTGTCTATCTATAACAACCGGTACAACATGGATGCCTCCTTTGATATTCAAGACCTCTACGATGAAAATGGAAATGCACTGGGTACCCGGATCAACTTGTGGTTCCCACTCATAGAAGAATAA
- a CDS encoding SMP-30/gluconolactonase/LRE family protein yields MKTLFISLLLMSGAIAATAQDESPSLNKQWATDTNTVKVPESVLFDAKRNVLFVSCIGIGSPDAKDANGYIAQLSPDGKTINAKWVTGLNSPKGLGRYKNKLYVADQTELVEIDIAKAAIVKHYPIDSSRFLNDITIDAKGIVYVSDSHTKKIHQLKDGKITTIIEGLKGPNGLLATPDAFYILDAGDVCTWEKDGSVKRILNIAKGTDGIEKVKGQEFIVSCWGGEVYYVDLAKQTAKKLLDTKAEKSNTADIGYDPQKKIVFIPTFYASSVVAYQLK; encoded by the coding sequence ATGAAAACGCTGTTTATCTCACTACTGCTTATGTCCGGAGCAATAGCCGCCACCGCCCAGGATGAAAGCCCCTCCCTGAACAAACAATGGGCCACCGACACCAACACGGTGAAAGTGCCGGAATCAGTATTATTCGACGCTAAACGTAATGTACTGTTCGTCTCCTGCATAGGTATAGGTAGCCCCGACGCAAAAGATGCCAATGGCTATATCGCCCAACTAAGCCCCGATGGCAAAACCATCAACGCTAAATGGGTGACCGGCCTGAATTCTCCCAAAGGGCTCGGCCGCTATAAAAACAAATTGTATGTTGCTGATCAGACCGAACTGGTAGAGATCGACATCGCCAAAGCCGCTATCGTAAAACACTACCCCATCGATAGCAGCCGGTTCCTCAATGACATCACCATCGATGCTAAAGGCATTGTCTATGTCTCCGACTCCCACACCAAAAAAATACATCAGCTGAAAGATGGTAAAATAACCACCATTATAGAAGGCCTCAAAGGCCCTAACGGATTACTGGCAACACCAGATGCCTTTTACATCCTGGATGCCGGCGACGTATGTACCTGGGAAAAAGATGGATCAGTAAAACGCATCCTGAACATAGCTAAAGGAACCGATGGCATAGAAAAAGTAAAAGGCCAGGAATTCATCGTATCCTGCTGGGGTGGCGAAGTCTATTACGTAGACCTGGCCAAACAAACAGCAAAAAAACTGCTGGATACCAAAGCCGAAAAAAGCAATACCGCAGATATCGGATACGATCCCCAAAAGAAGATCGTTTTCATACCCACCTTCTATGCCAGCAGCGTAGTCGCCTACCAACTTAAATAA
- the dctA gene encoding C4-dicarboxylate transporter DctA: MNKLFNHLYFQVVIAIFVGIIAGLTIPGIAGPAKLLSEVFINLIKMLIAPIIFLTIVLGIARMGDMKKVGRVGGKAILYFEIISTLAIVIGLIVANVIKPGHGVAFSHVDVSKVAKIKEDASHIDWWQFVLHLVPSNAIDAFAKGDILQVLVFAILFGYGLTHMKDKGQALLQTFDRLSEVFFNVLKLVMKLAPLGAFGGMAYTISTYGAAALIPLLKLMLCVYLTMFLFITLVLGTVAYIYKFSLWHYLKFIRHEILLVLGTSSSESALPGIMERLEQYGCSRSVVGLVIPAGYSFNLDGTSIYLSMSVIFLAQVFNVDLTLEQQLSVIAILMVTSKGAAGITGSGFIVLASTLSIIKVIPVEGLAILIGVDRFMSEARAITNLIGNGVATIVVAKSEGEFNKPASPNTFTDI, translated from the coding sequence ATGAATAAACTATTTAACCATCTCTATTTTCAGGTCGTTATCGCCATCTTCGTGGGTATCATCGCTGGACTCACCATACCGGGCATCGCCGGACCAGCCAAGCTATTGAGCGAAGTCTTTATCAACCTCATTAAAATGCTGATCGCCCCTATCATCTTCCTGACCATCGTCCTGGGTATCGCCCGTATGGGCGATATGAAAAAGGTCGGCAGGGTAGGAGGGAAGGCTATCCTATACTTTGAGATCATATCTACATTGGCCATCGTCATTGGCCTCATCGTCGCCAACGTCATAAAACCAGGACATGGCGTCGCCTTTTCTCATGTAGACGTCTCTAAAGTCGCCAAAATCAAAGAAGATGCCTCACATATAGACTGGTGGCAATTCGTGCTCCACCTCGTACCTTCCAACGCTATAGATGCCTTCGCTAAAGGAGATATCCTGCAGGTACTGGTATTCGCTATCCTGTTCGGATACGGCCTCACCCACATGAAAGATAAAGGACAGGCCCTCCTCCAAACCTTCGACAGACTATCAGAGGTGTTTTTCAACGTACTGAAACTGGTGATGAAATTAGCCCCTCTCGGCGCTTTCGGTGGCATGGCTTATACCATCAGCACGTACGGTGCCGCCGCACTGATACCATTGCTCAAATTGATGCTTTGCGTATATCTCACCATGTTCCTCTTCATTACCCTGGTACTCGGAACTGTCGCCTACATCTATAAATTTAGCCTATGGCACTACCTGAAGTTCATCCGCCATGAAATACTACTGGTACTCGGAACCTCGTCCTCCGAGTCCGCATTACCGGGCATCATGGAACGCCTGGAACAGTATGGCTGCAGCCGCTCTGTCGTAGGACTGGTCATACCCGCCGGCTACTCCTTCAACCTCGATGGTACCAGCATATACCTCTCCATGTCCGTCATCTTCCTGGCCCAGGTATTTAATGTAGACCTGACACTGGAACAACAACTATCCGTTATCGCCATCCTCATGGTCACCTCCAAAGGCGCCGCTGGTATCACCGGCAGTGGCTTTATAGTACTGGCATCTACCTTGTCCATCATCAAAGTAATACCGGTAGAAGGCCTCGCCATCCTCATCGGCGTAGATCGCTTTATGTCGGAAGCAAGAGCGATTACCAACCTGATCGGCAACGGAGTCGCTACCATCGTCGTCGCAAAAAGTGAAGGCGAATTCAATAAACCAGCTTCCCCAAACACATTCACTGACATATAA